A portion of the Saimiri boliviensis isolate mSaiBol1 chromosome 1, mSaiBol1.pri, whole genome shotgun sequence genome contains these proteins:
- the LOC101029820 gene encoding protocadherin gamma-B3 isoform X29: protein MLRKQAPPNTDWRFSQAQRPGTSGSQNGDDTGTWPNNQFDTEMLQAMILASASEAADGSSTLGGGAGTMGLSARYGPQFTLQHVPDYRQNVYIPGSNATLTNAAGKRDGKAPAGGNGNKKKSGKKEKK from the exons ATGCTCCGCAAG CAAGCCCCGCCCAACACGGACTGGCGTTTCTCTCAGGCCCAGAGACCCGGCACCAGCGG ctcccaaaATGGCGATGACACCGGCACCTGGCCCAACAACCAGTTTGACACAGAGATGCTGCAAGCCATGATCCTGGCGTCCGCCAGCG AAGCTGCTGATGGGAGCTCCACCCTGGGAGGGGGTGCCGGCACCATGGGCTTGAGCGCCCGCTACGGACCCCAGTTCACCCTGCAGCATGTACCCGACTACCGCCAGAACGTCTACATCCCAGGCAGCAATGCCACACTGACCAACGCAGCTGGCAAGCGGGATGGCAAGGCCCCAGCAGGTGGCAATGGCAACAAGAAGAAGTCGGGCAAGAAGGAGAAGAAGTAA
- the LOC101029820 gene encoding protocadherin gamma-C4 isoform X3, producing the protein MLRKVRSWAEIWRGATLLFLFYHLGYVCGQIRYPVPEESQEGTFVGNVAQDFLLDTDSLSARRLQVAGEVNQRHFRVDLDSGALLIKNPIDREALCGLSASCIVPLEFVTEGPLEMYRAEVEIVDVNDHAPRFPRQQLDLEIGEAAPPGQRFPLEKAQDADVGSNSISSYRLSSNEHFALDVKKRSDGSLVPELLLEKPLDREKQSDYRLVLTAVDGGNPPRSGTAELRVSVLDVNDNAPAFQQSSYRISVLESAPAGMVLIQLNASDPDLGPSGNVTFYFSGHTPDRVRNLFSLHPTTGKLTLLGPLDFESENYYEFDVRARDGGSPAMEQHCSLRVDLLDVNDNAPYITVTSELGTLPESAEPGTVVALISVQDPDSGSNGDVSLRIPDHLPFALKSAFRNQFSLVTAGPLDREAKSSYDIMVTASDAGNPPLSTHRTIFLNISDVNDNPPSFFQRSHEVFVPENNRPGDLLCSLAASDPDSGLNALISYSLLEPRNRDVSASSFISLNPQTGAVHATRSFDYEQTQTLQFEVQARDRGNPPLSSTVTVRLFVLDLNDNAPAVLRPRARPGSLCPQALPPSVGAGHLITKVTAVDLDSGYNAWVSYQLLEAPDPSLFAVSRYAGEVRTAVPIPADLPPQKLVIVIKDSGSPPLSTSVTLLVSLEEDTHPVVPDLRESSAPREGESRLTLYLAVSLVAICFVSFGSFVALLSKCLRGAACGVTCFPAGTCACLTRSRRREGLPPSNGILRIQLGSDDPIKFVDVGGHSHGCTPLASAPTRSDSFMMVKSPSAPMAGEPVRPSCPPSDLLYGLEQAPPNTDWRFSQAQRPGTSGSQNGDDTGTWPNNQFDTEMLQAMILASASEAADGSSTLGGGAGTMGLSARYGPQFTLQHVPDYRQNVYIPGSNATLTNAAGKRDGKAPAGGNGNKKKSGKKEKK; encoded by the exons ATGCTCCGCAAGGTGAGAAGCTGGGCAGAAATCTGGCGGGGGGCTACCCTTTTGTTCCTCTTTTACCACCTGGGTTACGTTTGTGGGCAGATCCGCTACCCGGTCCCAGAGGAGTCACAGGAAGGGACTTTTGTAGGGAATGTCGCCCAAGATTTCCTGCTGGATACGGACAGTCTGTCAGCTCGCAGGCTGCAGGTCGCTGGAGAGGTGAACCAAAGACACTTCCGTGTGGATTTGGACAGCGGAGCCCTGCTCATCAAGAACCCAATCGACCGAGAGGCACTGTGTGGGCTCAGTGCCAGCTGCATCGTGCCCCTGGAGTTTGTCACGGAAGGTCCTTTGGAAATGTACCGAGCAGAGGTAGAGATCGTAGATGTGAATGATCACGCCCCCCGTTTTCCACGGCAGCAGCTGGACTTGGAAATTGGGGAGGCAGCTCCTCCAGGACAGCGTTTCCCGTTGGAAAAGGCTCAGGATGCTGATGTGGGAAGCAATTCCATTAGCAGCTATAGGCTGAGCTCCAATGAACACTTTGCGCTGGATGTGAAGAAGCGCAGCGACGGCAGCCTGGTCCCAGAGCTACTCCTGGAGAAGCCTTTAGATCGGGAGAAGCAATCGGACTACCGCCTGGTGCTGACTGCTGTGGATGGAGGGAACCCGCCGAGATCTGGCACCGCAGAGCTCCGGGTATCCGTGCTGGACGTAAACGACAACGCCCCAGCCTTCCAGCAATCCAGCTACAGGATTAGTGTGTTGGAGAGCGCGCCAGCGGGCATGGTGCTCATCCAGCTCAATGCCTCCGACCCGGACCTGGGTCCCAGTGGTAACGTCACCTTTTATTTCAGTGGTCATACCCCTGATCGTGTGAGAAACCTCTTTAGCCTGCACCCCACTACGGGAAAGCTTACTCTTTTGGGGCCCCTAGACTTTGAGAGTGAGAATTACTATGAATTTGATGTGCGGGCTCGAGATGGGGGTTCTCCAGCCATGGAGCAACATTGCAGCCTTCGAGTGGATCTCCTGGACGTAAATGACAACGCCCCCTACATCACAGTGACCTCAGAGCTTGGAACCCTCCCTGAGAGTGCAGAACCTGGCACTGTGGTGGCACTTATCAGTGTGCAGGATCCAGACTCAGGGTCAAATGGAGATGTGAGCCTACGCATTCCTGACCACTTGCCATTTGCCCTCAAGTCTGCCTTCAGGAACCAGTTCTCCCTGGTAACTGCTGGACCCTTGGATCGAGAGGCCAAATCTAGCTATGACATCATGGTCACTGCTTCTGATGCTGGAAACCCTCCTTTGAGTACCCACAGAACTATTTTCCTCAATATTTCAGATGTGAATGATAATCCACCCTCTTTCTTTCAGAGGTCACATGAGGTGTTTGTTCCTGAGAACAATCGCCCAGGGGACCTGCTTTGCTCCCTTGCAGCCTCTGACCCAGACTCTGGCTTGAATGCGCTTATCTCCTACTCACTCCTAGAGCCCAGGAATCGAGATGTGTCAGCTTCCTCCTTCATCTCTCTGAACCCCCAAACAGGAGCTGTTCATGCTACTCGATCCTTTGACTATGAGCAAACCCAGACACTGCAGTTTGAGGTGCAGGCACGGGATCGGGGCAACCCACCCCTTAGCAGCACTGTGACAGTTCGTCTATTTGTGCTGGACCTCAATGACAATGCCCCAGCTGTGCTCCGTCCTCGAGCCCGGCCTGGTTCCTTATGTCCCCAAGCACTGCCTCCATCGGTTGGTGCTGGCCACCTAATCACAAAGGTGACTGCTGTGGACTTGGATTCAGGTTACAATGCATGGGTTTCCTATCAGCTCCTGGAGGCCCCAGATCCCAGCCTGTTTGCAGTCTCTCGATATGCTGGGGAGGTGCGGACGGCTGTTCCCATCCCAGCTGACCTCCCGCCGCAGAAGCTGGTCATTGTGATAAAGGATAGTGGTAGCCCACCACTCTCTACCTCTGTTACTCTCTTAGTGTCCTTAGAGGAAGACACTCATCCAGTTGTCCCAGATCTTCGAGAATCTTCAGCTCCAAGGGAAGGAGAATCTCGTCTAACCCTCTACTTGGCTGTGTCCCTAGTGGCAATTTGCTTCGTCTCCTTTGGCTCATTCGTGGCACTACTCTCTAAGTGTCTTCGTGGGGCAGCCTGTGGAGTGACCTGCTTTCCTGCTGGCACCTGTGCCTGTCTCACCAGATCTCGAAGGAGGGAGGGGCTTCCCCCTTCCAATGGGATCCTCCGAATCCAGCTAGGGTCAGATGATCCTATCAAGTTTGTTGATGTGGGAGGCCATTCTCACGGCTGTACACCCTTGGCTTCTGCACCCACTCGGAGTGATAGCTTCATGATGGTGAAGTCACCCAGTGCACCTATGGCAGGGGAGCCTGTTCGCCCAAGCTGCCCACCCTCTGATCTTCTCTATGGGCTAGAG CAAGCCCCGCCCAACACGGACTGGCGTTTCTCTCAGGCCCAGAGACCCGGCACCAGCGG ctcccaaaATGGCGATGACACCGGCACCTGGCCCAACAACCAGTTTGACACAGAGATGCTGCAAGCCATGATCCTGGCGTCCGCCAGCG AAGCTGCTGATGGGAGCTCCACCCTGGGAGGGGGTGCCGGCACCATGGGCTTGAGCGCCCGCTACGGACCCCAGTTCACCCTGCAGCATGTACCCGACTACCGCCAGAACGTCTACATCCCAGGCAGCAATGCCACACTGACCAACGCAGCTGGCAAGCGGGATGGCAAGGCCCCAGCAGGTGGCAATGGCAACAAGAAGAAGTCGGGCAAGAAGGAGAAGAAGTAA
- the LOC101029820 gene encoding protocadherin gamma-C5 isoform X2 — protein MGPKTPPQLAGKWQVLCMLSLCCWGWVSGQLRYSVVEESEPGTLVGNVAQDLGLKMTDLLSRRLQLGSEENGRYFSLSLMNGALAVNQKIDRESLCGASTSCLLPVQVVTEHPLELIRVEVEILDLNDNSPSFATPEREMRISESAAPGARFPLDSAQDPDVGTNTVSFYTLSPNSHFSLNVKTLKDGKPFPELVLEQQLDREAQARHQLVLTAVDGGTPARSGTTLISVIVLDINDNAPVFQSSVLRVGIPENAPIGTLLLRLNATDPDEGTNGQLHYSFGDHTSEAVRNLFGLDPSSGAIRVLGPIDFEESSFYEIHARARDQGQPAMEGHCVIQVDVGDVNDNAPEVLLTSLANPVLESTPVGTVVGLFNVRDRDSGRNGEVSLDISPDLPFQIKPSENHYSMLTSQPLDREVTSHYIIELLASDAGSPPLHKHLTIRLNISDVNDNAPHFNQQLYTAYIPENRPPGSLLCTVAASDPDTGDNAKLTYSIVGNQIQGAPASSFVYVNPEDGRVFAQRTFDYELLQMLQIVVGVRDSGSPPLHANTSLHVFVLDQNDNAPAVLHPRPGWEHSAPQRLPRSAPAGSLVTKVTAVDADAGHNAWLSYSLLPQSTAPGLFLVSTHTGEVRTTRALLEDDSDTQQVVVLVRDNGDPSLSSTATVLLVLEDEDPEEMPKSSDFLIHPPERSDLTLYLIVALATVSLLSLVTFTFLSAKCLQGHADEDGGGGQCCRRQDSPSRDFYKQSSPNLQVSSDGTLKYMEVTLRPTDSQSHCYRTCFSPASDGSDFTFLRPLSVQQPTALALEPDAIRSRCNTLRERSQQAPPNTDWRFSQAQRPGTSGSQNGDDTGTWPNNQFDTEMLQAMILASASEAADGSSTLGGGAGTMGLSARYGPQFTLQHVPDYRQNVYIPGSNATLTNAAGKRDGKAPAGGNGNKKKSGKKEKK, from the exons ATGGGGCCCAAGACACCCCCACAGCTCGCTGGGAAATGGCAAGTGCTGTGCATGTTGTCCTTGTGCTGCTGGGGCTGGGTGTCTGGGCAGCTTCGTTACTCAGTGGTGGAGGAGTCTGAGCCGGGGACGCTGGTGGGGAATGTTGCTCAGGATCTGGGCTTAAAGATGACAGATCTGTTGAGCCGCCGGCTGCAGTTGGGCTCTGAGGAGAATGGGCGCTATTTTTCCCTGAGCTTGATGAATGGTGCCCTGGCAGTGAATCAAAAGATTGACCGAGAGAGTCTATGTGGAGCCAGCACCAGCTGCCTGCTGCCAGTACAGGTGGTTACTGAACACCCCCTGGAGCTAATCCGTGTAGAGGTAGAGATCCTGGATCTCAATGACAACTCTCCTAGCTTTGCCACCCCTGAGCGAGAGATGCGCATATCAGAATCAGCGGCACCTGGGGCACGATTTCCACTGGACAGTGCCCAGGATCCGGATGTGGGCACCAATACCGTGAGCTTTTACACTCTGAGCCCCAACAGCCACTTCTCTCTGAATGTGAAAACCCTAAAAGATGGGAAGCCATTCCCAGAGCTGGTGCTAGAGCAGCAGCTGGATCGTGAAGCCCAGGCAAGACATCAGCTGGTGCTTACTGCTGTGGATGGGGGGACCCCAGCTCGCTCAGGAACCACCCTTATCTCTGTCATCGTGCTGGACATCAATGATAATGCTCCAGTCTTCCAGTCCTCAGTTCTACGTGTGGGAATCCCAGAGAATGCACCCATTGGTACTCTGCTGCTCCGCCTCAATGCCACTGATCCAGACGAGGGCACCAACGGCCAACTACACTATTCTTTTGGAGACCACACATCTGAGGCAGTGCGGAACCTCTTTGGCCTAGACCCCAGCAGTGGGGCAATCCGTGTGTTGGGTCCCATAGATTTTGAAGAGTCGAGTTTCTATGAAATTCATGCAAGAGCCCGTGACCAGGGACAGCCTGCCATGGAGGGCCACTGTGTGATTCAGGTGGATGTGGGGGATGTCAATGACAATGCCCCAGAGGTGCTACTGACCTCTTTGGCCAACCCTGTCCTAGAGAGCACACCAGTGGGCACAGTAGTGGGGTTGTTCAATGTGCGAGACCGAGACTCAGGTAGAAATGGTGAAGTGAGCCTCGATATCTCTCCGGACCTGCCATTTCAGATTAAGCCTTCCGAGAACCACTACTCGATGCTAACCAGCCAGCCCTTGGACCGGGAGGTCACATCCCACTATATCATCGAGCTGCTGGCCAGCGATGCTGGCTCACCTCCCCTGCACAAACATCTCACCATTAGGCTCAACATTTCAGATGTTAATGACAATGCACCCCACTTCAACCAGCAGCTTTACACTGCTTACATCCCAGAAAACCGGCCTCCAGGCTCCCTTCTCTGCACCGTGGCTGCCTCAGATCCAGACACTGGGGATAATGCCAAGCTCACCTACTCCATTGTAGGAAATCAGATTCAGggagccccagcctcctcctttgTGTATGTCAACCCAGAGGATGGACGGGTCTTTGCCCAGCGTACCTTTGACTATGAATTGCTGCAGATGCTGCAGATTGTGGTGGGGGTTCGAGACTCTGGCTCCCCACCATTGCATGCCAACACATCTCTGCATGTGTTTGTCCTGGACCAGAATGATAATGCCCCAGCTGTGCTGCACCCACGGCCAGGCTGGGAACACTCAGCCCCCCAGCGTCTCCCTCGCTCTGCTCCTGCTGGCTCCTTGGTCACCAAGGTGACAGCTGTGGATGCTGATGCAGGCCACAATGCGTGGCTCTCCTACTCACTGTTGCCACAGTCCACAGCCCCAGGACTGTTCCTTGTGTCTACACACACTGGTGAGGTGCGCACAACCCGGGCCTTACTGGAGGATGATTCTGACACCCAGCAGGTGGTGGTCCTGGTGAGGGACAATGGTGATCCTTCACTGTCCTCCACAGCCACAGTGCTGCTGGTTCTGGAGGATGAGGACCCTGAGGAAATGCCTAAATCCAGTGACTTCCTCATACACCCTCCTGAGCGTTCAGACCTTACCCTTTACCTCATTGTGGCTCTAGCCACCGTCAGTCTCTTATCCCTAGTCACCTTCACCTTTCTGTCAGCTAAGTGCCTTCAGGGGCACGCAGACGAGGACGGGGGTGGAGGGCAGTGCTGCAGGCGCCAGGACTCACCGTCCAGGGACTTCTATAAGCAGTCCAGCCCCAACCTGCAGGTGAGCTCGGACGGCACGCTCAAGTACATGGAGGTGACGCTGCGGCCCACAGACTCACAGAGCCACTGCTACAGGACGTGCTTTTCACCGGCCTCGGACGGCAGTGACTTCACTTTTCTAAGACCCCTCAGCGTTCAGCAGCCCACAGCTCTGGCCCTGGAGCCTGACGCCATCCGGTCCCGCTGTAATACGCTGCGGGAGCGGAGCCAG CAAGCCCCGCCCAACACGGACTGGCGTTTCTCTCAGGCCCAGAGACCCGGCACCAGCGG ctcccaaaATGGCGATGACACCGGCACCTGGCCCAACAACCAGTTTGACACAGAGATGCTGCAAGCCATGATCCTGGCGTCCGCCAGCG AAGCTGCTGATGGGAGCTCCACCCTGGGAGGGGGTGCCGGCACCATGGGCTTGAGCGCCCGCTACGGACCCCAGTTCACCCTGCAGCATGTACCCGACTACCGCCAGAACGTCTACATCCCAGGCAGCAATGCCACACTGACCAACGCAGCTGGCAAGCGGGATGGCAAGGCCCCAGCAGGTGGCAATGGCAACAAGAAGAAGTCGGGCAAGAAGGAGAAGAAGTAA
- the LOC101029820 gene encoding protocadherin gamma-A5 isoform X27, with translation MPSVLEFWLRSSDSGGREEGAIRQAPPNTDWRFSQAQRPGTSGSQNGDDTGTWPNNQFDTEMLQAMILASASEAADGSSTLGGGAGTMGLSARYGPQFTLQHVPDYRQNVYIPGSNATLTNAAGKRDGKAPAGGNGNKKKSGKKEKK, from the exons ATGCCTTCAGTCCTTGAATTTTGGCTCAGGAGTTCTGACTCTGGGGGCAGGGAAGAAGGAGCTATTCGT CAAGCCCCGCCCAACACGGACTGGCGTTTCTCTCAGGCCCAGAGACCCGGCACCAGCGG ctcccaaaATGGCGATGACACCGGCACCTGGCCCAACAACCAGTTTGACACAGAGATGCTGCAAGCCATGATCCTGGCGTCCGCCAGCG AAGCTGCTGATGGGAGCTCCACCCTGGGAGGGGGTGCCGGCACCATGGGCTTGAGCGCCCGCTACGGACCCCAGTTCACCCTGCAGCATGTACCCGACTACCGCCAGAACGTCTACATCCCAGGCAGCAATGCCACACTGACCAACGCAGCTGGCAAGCGGGATGGCAAGGCCCCAGCAGGTGGCAATGGCAACAAGAAGAAGTCGGGCAAGAAGGAGAAGAAGTAA
- the LOC101029820 gene encoding protocadherin gamma-B5 isoform X28, which translates to MVSEAWRRGLQAPPNTDWRFSQAQRPGTSGSQNGDDTGTWPNNQFDTEMLQAMILASASEAADGSSTLGGGAGTMGLSARYGPQFTLQHVPDYRQNVYIPGSNATLTNAAGKRDGKAPAGGNGNKKKSGKKEKK; encoded by the exons CAAGCCCCGCCCAACACGGACTGGCGTTTCTCTCAGGCCCAGAGACCCGGCACCAGCGG ctcccaaaATGGCGATGACACCGGCACCTGGCCCAACAACCAGTTTGACACAGAGATGCTGCAAGCCATGATCCTGGCGTCCGCCAGCG AAGCTGCTGATGGGAGCTCCACCCTGGGAGGGGGTGCCGGCACCATGGGCTTGAGCGCCCGCTACGGACCCCAGTTCACCCTGCAGCATGTACCCGACTACCGCCAGAACGTCTACATCCCAGGCAGCAATGCCACACTGACCAACGCAGCTGGCAAGCGGGATGGCAAGGCCCCAGCAGGTGGCAATGGCAACAAGAAGAAGTCGGGCAAGAAGGAGAAGAAGTAA